A genome region from Cognatishimia activa includes the following:
- a CDS encoding formate--tetrahydrofolate ligase, producing MGYKSDIEIAREANKKPIMEIGAKLGMEPNDLLPYGHDKAKVSQEFINSVQGKEDGKLILVTAINPTPAGEGKTTTTVGLGDGLNAIGKNAMICIREASLGPNFGMKGGAAGGGYAQVVPMEEMNLHFTGDFHAITSAHSLLSAMIDNHIYWGNEQEIDTRRVAWRRVVDMNDRALRQITASLGGVSNGFPRETGFDITVASEVMAILCLATDLADLEKRLGDIIVAYRRDKTPVYCRDIKASGAMTVLLKDAMQPNLVQTLENNPAFVHGGPFANIAHGCNSVIATKTALKVADYVVTEAGFGADLGAEKFMNIKCRKAGLAPDCVVLVATVRAMKMNGGVAKADLGEENVQAVQDGCANLGRHIGNVKSFGVPVVVAINHFVTDTDAEVAAVKEYVEGQGSEAILCQHWAHGSEGTKELATRVAEIADSGVSQFAPLYRDEMPLFEKIETIAKRIYRADEVLADQKIRNQLREWEEAGYGNLPVCMAKTQYSFSTDPNLRGAPVGHSVPVREVRLSAGAGFIVVVCGEIMTMPGLPRKPAAETICLNADGEIEGLF from the coding sequence ATGGGATATAAATCAGACATCGAAATCGCACGCGAAGCCAACAAGAAACCGATCATGGAGATCGGCGCCAAGCTTGGTATGGAACCAAATGACCTGCTGCCCTATGGCCATGACAAAGCCAAGGTTAGCCAAGAGTTCATCAACTCGGTTCAGGGCAAAGAGGATGGCAAGCTGATCCTCGTCACCGCGATCAACCCGACCCCTGCGGGCGAAGGTAAAACCACCACCACCGTGGGTCTGGGCGATGGTCTGAACGCGATCGGCAAGAACGCGATGATCTGTATCCGCGAGGCGTCCTTGGGCCCGAACTTCGGCATGAAGGGCGGCGCTGCTGGCGGCGGTTACGCGCAGGTTGTGCCAATGGAGGAAATGAACCTCCACTTCACCGGTGACTTCCACGCGATTACTTCTGCGCACTCGCTTCTGTCGGCGATGATCGACAACCACATCTATTGGGGTAACGAGCAGGAAATCGACACCCGCCGCGTTGCATGGCGTCGTGTGGTCGATATGAACGACCGTGCGCTGCGTCAGATCACGGCGTCTTTGGGTGGCGTATCCAACGGCTTCCCGCGCGAAACCGGCTTTGACATCACAGTGGCCTCTGAGGTTATGGCGATCCTTTGCCTCGCGACCGACCTCGCGGATCTGGAGAAACGTCTGGGCGACATCATCGTGGCCTATCGCCGCGACAAGACGCCTGTGTATTGCCGCGACATCAAAGCATCCGGCGCGATGACCGTGCTGCTGAAAGACGCGATGCAGCCAAACCTCGTGCAGACGCTGGAAAACAACCCGGCCTTTGTCCACGGCGGCCCATTCGCGAATATCGCGCACGGCTGTAACTCTGTCATCGCGACCAAGACCGCGTTGAAAGTGGCGGACTACGTCGTGACCGAAGCTGGCTTTGGTGCGGACCTTGGCGCCGAGAAATTCATGAACATCAAATGCCGCAAAGCAGGGCTTGCACCCGATTGTGTGGTGCTCGTGGCGACTGTGCGCGCGATGAAGATGAACGGCGGGGTGGCGAAAGCGGATCTGGGCGAAGAGAACGTGCAGGCGGTTCAAGACGGTTGTGCGAACCTTGGCCGTCACATCGGCAACGTTAAATCCTTTGGCGTGCCTGTGGTCGTTGCGATCAACCACTTTGTCACCGACACCGACGCCGAAGTTGCGGCCGTCAAGGAATACGTTGAGGGCCAAGGCTCTGAAGCGATCCTGTGTCAGCACTGGGCGCATGGCTCTGAAGGCACCAAAGAACTGGCGACCCGCGTTGCGGAAATCGCAGACTCAGGCGTCAGCCAATTCGCACCGCTCTATCGCGACGAGATGCCTCTGTTTGAGAAAATCGAGACCATCGCGAAACGCATCTACCGTGCGGACGAAGTTCTGGCAGATCAGAAAATCCGCAACCAGCTGCGCGAATGGGAAGAGGCCGGCTATGGCAACCTGCCTGTCTGTATGGCTAAGACACAGTACAGCTTCTCGACCGACCCGAACCTTCGTGGTGCACCAGTCGGTCACTCTGTGCCAGTACGTGAGGTGCGCCTCTCTGCCGGTGCCGGTTTCATCGTGGTTGTCTGCGGTGAGATCATGACCATGCCTGGCCTGCCACGCAAGCCAGCGGCCGAGACGATTTGCCTCAATGCAGATGGTGAAATCGAGGGCTTGTTCTAA
- a CDS encoding chorismate mutase, which yields MTTLKSPQDCQNMQELREAIDGLDRHLVELLVARAGMIDRAIELKQINGWPARIPERVEEVVSKVKATSASVGLDPQLTEDLWRRLIDWSIAREAQVIKENAEA from the coding sequence ATGACGACACTGAAATCCCCTCAAGACTGTCAAAACATGCAGGAATTGCGGGAGGCCATAGATGGTCTGGATCGTCACTTGGTCGAGCTTTTGGTGGCGCGTGCGGGGATGATCGACCGCGCAATCGAGCTCAAACAGATTAACGGCTGGCCCGCCCGCATTCCCGAACGTGTGGAAGAGGTGGTCAGCAAGGTCAAAGCAACCTCGGCATCTGTGGGGCTAGACCCCCAGCTAACCGAGGATTTGTGGCGACGCCTGATAGATTGGTCCATCGCGCGCGAGGCGCAGGTGATCAAAGAGAACGCAGAGGCCTAG
- the folD gene encoding bifunctional methylenetetrahydrofolate dehydrogenase/methenyltetrahydrofolate cyclohydrolase FolD produces the protein MAAQIIDGKAFAATVREKVAGHVARLKEENGITPGLAVVLVGEDPASQVYVRSKGKQTVEAGMNSYEHKLDADTSEEDLLAVVNQLNNDPNVHGILVQLPLPGHLNEDLIINSIDPAKDVDGFHISNVGLLGTGQKSMVPCTPLGCLMMLRDHHGSLSGMDAVVIGRSNIVGKPMAQLLLGDSCTVTIAHSRTKDLPDVVRRADIVVAAVGRPEMVPGDWIKEGATVIDVGINRIERDGKNKLVGDVDYASCAERAGAITPVPGGVGPMTIACLLANTVTACCRAHGLAEPEGLTA, from the coding sequence ATGGCAGCTCAGATTATCGACGGCAAAGCCTTTGCCGCAACCGTGCGTGAAAAAGTGGCAGGCCATGTGGCGCGGCTGAAAGAAGAAAACGGCATCACGCCGGGTTTGGCCGTGGTTCTTGTTGGGGAAGACCCTGCGAGCCAGGTTTATGTGCGCTCTAAGGGAAAGCAGACCGTTGAGGCGGGCATGAATTCCTATGAACACAAGCTGGACGCGGACACCTCTGAAGAGGATCTGCTGGCCGTTGTGAACCAGCTGAACAATGACCCGAATGTGCATGGCATTCTGGTGCAGCTTCCGCTGCCGGGGCATCTGAACGAAGATCTGATCATCAACTCTATTGATCCGGCGAAAGATGTGGATGGGTTCCATATTTCTAACGTGGGCCTTCTTGGCACGGGTCAGAAATCCATGGTGCCTTGCACACCGCTTGGCTGCTTGATGATGCTGCGCGATCACCATGGTTCTCTGTCTGGTATGGATGCGGTTGTCATCGGGCGCTCCAACATTGTGGGCAAGCCAATGGCGCAGCTTTTGCTGGGCGATAGTTGCACCGTGACAATCGCACATAGCCGCACCAAAGACTTGCCGGATGTTGTGCGTCGTGCGGATATCGTTGTGGCCGCTGTGGGCCGCCCTGAGATGGTGCCTGGGGACTGGATCAAGGAAGGCGCGACCGTGATTGATGTGGGCATCAACCGCATCGAGCGTGATGGTAAGAACAAACTTGTGGGCGACGTGGATTACGCGTCTTGTGCCGAGCGGGCAGGGGCGATCACCCCAGTGCCGGGCGGTGTTGGGCCGATGACCATCGCCTGTCTCTTGGCCAATACTGTGACGGCTTGCTGTCGTGCACACGGGCTCGCGGAACCCGAAGGGCTCACCGCTTAA
- a CDS encoding PaaI family thioesterase: MSLDPIVDEKIRAAFYAQAFMKTIGAEIHGVELGRAEITAPLGEAFLQHNGVGHAGLTFALGDTAAGFAAATTMTLDGNVLTTEMKINLLAPAAGERLRAVGRVIKPGKRLIVTQADVYGESHGKAPIHVAILMGTMVAAHPKT, translated from the coding sequence ATGTCCCTGGATCCCATTGTTGATGAAAAAATCCGCGCAGCCTTTTATGCACAGGCCTTTATGAAGACAATTGGCGCTGAAATTCATGGGGTCGAATTGGGCCGTGCCGAAATCACCGCACCGCTAGGCGAAGCGTTTTTGCAGCACAATGGCGTTGGCCATGCGGGCCTGACCTTTGCGCTTGGGGACACAGCAGCGGGCTTTGCGGCCGCCACAACCATGACGCTGGACGGCAATGTTTTGACCACTGAAATGAAGATCAACCTGCTTGCCCCTGCCGCTGGAGAGCGGCTGCGTGCAGTCGGACGCGTGATCAAACCCGGCAAGCGGCTGATTGTCACGCAGGCCGATGTCTACGGCGAGAGCCACGGCAAAGCGCCGATCCACGTCGCGATTTTAATGGGAACGATGGTGGCGGCCCATCCAAAGACCTAG
- the pdeM gene encoding ligase-associated DNA damage response endonuclease PdeM yields MNGVDFSLAGAQLTALGSGALWWQEKRLLCVSDLHLGKSERLARLSGQVLPPYDTQDTLIRLEHDLQQTQAAIVVCLGDSFDDLEVLDELPEAETNWIHRLQAGRRWIWIEGNHDPGPVQLPGSHLAELPLPPLTFRHIPQQGKSGEISGHYHPKVRVQTRLRSISRPAFLFDSDRIIMPSYGTYTGGLRSSDDALKSLMRPEAQAIVTGQTPRIVPLPK; encoded by the coding sequence ATGAACGGCGTGGACTTTTCTTTGGCAGGCGCACAGTTGACGGCCCTTGGGTCGGGCGCGCTTTGGTGGCAGGAAAAACGCCTGCTTTGTGTTTCCGACCTTCATCTTGGGAAATCAGAACGGCTCGCGCGCCTGTCTGGGCAGGTTCTGCCGCCCTATGACACGCAGGACACGCTGATCCGGCTGGAACATGATCTGCAACAGACGCAGGCCGCGATTGTGGTCTGTCTGGGCGACAGTTTTGACGATCTAGAGGTGCTGGACGAGCTGCCTGAGGCCGAGACCAACTGGATCCATCGCCTGCAGGCAGGCCGCCGTTGGATCTGGATCGAAGGCAACCATGATCCGGGACCCGTGCAATTGCCGGGCAGCCATTTGGCCGAATTGCCTTTGCCGCCGCTTACGTTCCGCCATATCCCGCAGCAGGGGAAAAGTGGCGAAATTTCAGGGCACTATCATCCCAAAGTTCGTGTGCAGACCCGCCTTAGGTCGATTTCCAGACCCGCGTTCCTGTTTGATTCCGACCGGATCATCATGCCGTCATATGGCACCTATACCGGCGGATTGCGCAGCTCTGATGACGCACTGAAAAGCCTGATGCGCCCTGAGGCGCAAGCCATCGTCACCGGCCAAACCCCTCGGATCGTTCCCTTGCCAAAGTGA
- a CDS encoding ligase-associated DNA damage response DEXH box helicase, with amino-acid sequence MTLPSAFNDWFASRGWAAHPHQLQMLAKGDVPALLLIAPTGCGKTLAGFLPTLVDLADGTHEGLHTLYVSPLKALASDIQRNLNTPISEIGLPIRIEERTGDTSGMRKKRQRADPPHILLTTPESLALLTSYEDAPHIFRGLKRVVVDEIHALAESKRGDQLMLALARLQALCPDMKRVGLSATVDRPDDIAKLLAKNPDPCEILTADPGPAPDISMLQTDEAPPWSGGGAAYAIPAVLEEVKKHKTTLIFHNTRAQAEIFFHNLWLANDEALPIGIHHGSLDREQRLKVEAAMVRGELRAIVCTGSLDLGIDWGDVDLVIQVGAPKNVKRLVQRIGRANHRYNAPSKAILVPANRFEVIECVAALQAVQENDLDGETRGAGPRDVLCQHIMLRAAAGSFDPDELFAEMTSAGAFADLSRADFDLCLTFCATGGYALRAYDQWQRLKQAPDGTWHLRDPRSAAKIRMNAGTIQDSDLLKVRMGRSRGGKPLGEIEEAFAASLTAGDTFLIGGQIVRYEGLREMTVEVSRNRGRKPKVAVFSGSKFSTSTQLSQRILRLFDKGDWPELPQHTSDWLHLQTKMSRLPQPGRLLVESFPNDDRQNLCVYGFAGRNAQQTLGLLLTKRMEDLGLAPMGFVATDYATLIWGLDHVSDPRPLLDPKELRDGLDGWLAENALMKRTFRGVATIAGLIDRNLPGKRKTGRQATFSSDILYDTLLKYDPDHVLMQITREEAMRGLVDFARIEEMLARIDGRIDHVVLDRVTPLAAPLFLEVGKVSVSGSAEERLLAEEEARLMDTSGLAKIN; translated from the coding sequence ATGACGCTTCCATCGGCATTCAACGACTGGTTTGCCAGCCGAGGCTGGGCGGCCCATCCACATCAGTTGCAGATGCTGGCCAAAGGCGATGTGCCCGCCCTTTTGCTGATTGCTCCGACGGGCTGTGGCAAGACTCTGGCGGGGTTCCTGCCCACTTTGGTCGATTTGGCAGATGGGACGCATGAGGGTCTGCATACGCTCTATGTTTCTCCGCTCAAGGCGCTTGCGAGCGACATTCAACGCAATCTCAACACGCCGATTTCAGAGATCGGGCTGCCCATTCGGATCGAAGAGCGCACGGGTGACACCTCTGGTATGCGCAAGAAACGCCAGCGGGCTGATCCGCCTCATATTCTGCTGACCACGCCGGAAAGCCTTGCTCTCCTGACCAGTTACGAGGATGCGCCCCATATTTTCCGTGGCCTCAAGCGGGTCGTCGTGGATGAAATCCACGCTTTGGCGGAAAGCAAACGGGGCGACCAATTGATGCTGGCACTGGCGCGCTTGCAGGCACTGTGCCCCGATATGAAACGTGTTGGCCTTTCGGCGACCGTGGATCGACCAGACGACATCGCAAAGCTCTTGGCCAAAAACCCGGACCCTTGCGAGATCTTAACCGCAGATCCAGGCCCTGCACCTGATATCTCGATGCTACAGACCGACGAGGCCCCACCCTGGTCCGGCGGCGGCGCGGCCTATGCGATCCCAGCAGTTCTGGAAGAGGTCAAGAAACACAAGACCACGCTGATCTTTCACAACACCCGCGCGCAGGCCGAAATTTTCTTTCACAACCTCTGGCTCGCAAATGACGAAGCGCTGCCCATTGGCATACACCATGGCAGCTTGGACCGAGAGCAACGCCTAAAGGTCGAAGCCGCGATGGTGCGCGGCGAGCTGCGGGCAATTGTTTGCACGGGCAGTCTGGATCTGGGCATCGACTGGGGCGATGTGGACTTGGTCATTCAGGTCGGCGCGCCCAAGAACGTTAAACGACTGGTGCAACGCATCGGGCGGGCCAATCACCGCTATAATGCGCCGTCAAAAGCCATACTGGTGCCGGCGAACCGATTTGAGGTCATTGAATGCGTCGCAGCGCTTCAAGCGGTGCAGGAAAACGATCTGGATGGGGAAACACGCGGGGCTGGGCCTCGGGACGTCTTGTGCCAACATATCATGCTGCGCGCGGCGGCGGGGTCGTTTGATCCGGACGAACTCTTCGCCGAAATGACCTCGGCTGGGGCCTTCGCTGATCTGTCCCGAGCTGATTTCGACCTTTGTCTGACGTTCTGTGCAACCGGTGGCTATGCGCTGCGGGCGTATGATCAGTGGCAACGGTTAAAACAGGCACCGGACGGGACATGGCATCTGCGCGATCCACGTTCGGCGGCCAAGATCCGCATGAATGCGGGCACTATTCAGGACAGCGACCTGTTGAAAGTGCGCATGGGCCGGTCCCGCGGCGGCAAGCCGCTGGGCGAGATCGAAGAAGCCTTTGCCGCGTCACTCACCGCCGGCGACACCTTTCTGATCGGCGGGCAGATCGTGCGCTATGAGGGCCTGCGCGAGATGACCGTCGAAGTCTCGCGCAATCGCGGGCGCAAACCCAAAGTGGCTGTATTCTCGGGGTCGAAATTCTCGACCTCAACCCAATTGTCCCAACGTATTTTGCGATTGTTTGACAAAGGGGATTGGCCCGAACTGCCCCAACACACTAGCGACTGGTTGCATCTACAAACCAAGATGTCGAGACTGCCACAACCCGGGCGTCTTTTGGTTGAAAGCTTTCCGAATGACGATCGCCAGAACCTGTGTGTTTATGGGTTTGCAGGCCGAAACGCGCAGCAAACTTTGGGACTTTTGCTGACGAAGAGGATGGAAGACTTGGGGCTCGCTCCAATGGGCTTTGTCGCCACCGATTACGCCACCTTGATCTGGGGTTTAGATCACGTAAGCGATCCTCGCCCACTGCTGGACCCAAAGGAGCTGCGCGACGGCTTGGACGGCTGGCTTGCTGAAAACGCACTCATGAAACGCACCTTCCGAGGTGTTGCGACCATCGCGGGCCTGATTGACCGCAACCTGCCCGGCAAGCGCAAGACCGGCCGGCAAGCAACGTTTTCCAGCGATATCCTCTATGACACTTTGCTGAAGTATGACCCTGATCACGTCTTGATGCAGATCACCCGAGAAGAGGCGATGCGCGGCCTCGTAGATTTCGCGCGCATCGAAGAAATGCTCGCGCGGATCGACGGGCGTATCGATCACGTCGTGCTGGATCGTGTGACGCCTCTGGCAGCGCCCCTGTTTTTAGAGGTCGGCAAGGTCTCAGTATCAGGGTCTGCCGAAGAACGGCTTTTGGCGGAAGAAGAGGCCAGGTTGATGGACACCTCTGGCCTTGCAAAAATTAACTGA
- a CDS encoding ArsR/SmtB family transcription factor, with amino-acid sequence MTSFEESAAAAARFLKSFAHEGRLKILCHLSTGEKSVSELEILLDARQAAVSQMLARLREEEMVETRRNGKTVYYSVADQTVAQIIGVLYERFCATDSTREDPSKE; translated from the coding sequence ATGACGTCTTTTGAAGAAAGCGCAGCCGCTGCGGCGCGCTTCCTGAAAAGCTTTGCGCATGAAGGTCGATTGAAAATCCTTTGCCATCTCTCGACAGGCGAAAAATCCGTCAGCGAGTTGGAAATTCTATTGGATGCGCGTCAGGCTGCGGTCAGTCAGATGCTTGCACGCTTGCGCGAAGAAGAGATGGTTGAGACCCGCCGCAACGGAAAGACCGTTTATTACTCTGTCGCAGACCAGACTGTCGCCCAGATTATCGGTGTTCTCTATGAACGGTTTTGCGCCACGGACTCAACGCGTGAAGATCCCTCAAAAGAGTAA
- a CDS encoding mandelate racemase/muconate lactonizing enzyme family protein: MRLIDLDVIVTSPPAPGWGGRYWILVKLRTDTGLVGWGECYAASVGPEAMTHVIRDVFERHMQGENPEDIELMFRKVYSSGFTQRPDLTVMGAFSGLEIACWDILGKDRGRPVYALLGGKMNERLRAYTYLYPLPEHDINAFWTSPAMHAEAAADLLAQGYTAMKFDPAGPYTMRGGHMPAMRDITMSEAMCQAIRGAVGDEADLLFGTHGQFTTAGAIRLGQALEKYSPLWYEEPIPPDNAREMAKVAQAVRIPTATGERLTTKAEFADVLRLGAATILQPALGRVGGIWEAKKIAALAEVHNAQMAPHLYAGPVEWAANIHFGISIPNILMVETIETPFHKDLIKGGIRVEDGFVHAPTEPGLGIEVDEDLARAHPFTGHDLHLNMQDDPCDYVNGNSFAGGAPPLE, from the coding sequence ATGCGTCTGATCGATCTGGATGTCATCGTCACAAGCCCCCCAGCGCCGGGTTGGGGTGGCCGTTACTGGATTTTGGTCAAACTGCGCACCGACACCGGGCTGGTCGGTTGGGGTGAATGCTATGCGGCCTCTGTGGGGCCCGAGGCCATGACCCACGTAATCCGCGATGTCTTTGAGCGGCATATGCAGGGCGAGAACCCCGAAGACATCGAATTGATGTTCCGCAAGGTCTATTCCTCAGGCTTCACGCAGCGGCCGGACCTGACCGTGATGGGCGCGTTTTCCGGGTTAGAGATCGCCTGCTGGGATATTCTGGGCAAGGATCGCGGTCGTCCCGTCTATGCTCTGCTGGGTGGTAAAATGAATGAACGGCTGCGGGCCTATACCTATCTTTATCCCCTTCCCGAGCATGACATAAACGCCTTTTGGACCTCGCCCGCTATGCATGCCGAAGCGGCGGCTGATCTGCTGGCCCAAGGCTACACCGCGATGAAATTTGACCCGGCTGGTCCATACACAATGCGCGGCGGCCACATGCCTGCGATGCGCGACATCACCATGTCCGAGGCCATGTGTCAGGCGATCCGCGGCGCGGTGGGCGATGAGGCGGACCTATTGTTCGGAACCCACGGGCAATTCACCACCGCGGGCGCGATCCGCCTTGGGCAGGCCTTGGAGAAATACAGCCCGCTCTGGTATGAAGAGCCAATTCCGCCAGACAATGCGCGCGAAATGGCCAAAGTCGCGCAAGCTGTGCGCATTCCGACAGCCACCGGCGAGCGCCTCACTACCAAAGCCGAATTCGCAGACGTCCTGCGCCTGGGAGCCGCAACAATCCTGCAACCCGCGCTGGGGCGCGTCGGCGGCATATGGGAGGCAAAAAAGATCGCAGCCCTCGCCGAAGTTCACAACGCGCAGATGGCACCGCATCTTTATGCAGGCCCAGTGGAATGGGCCGCGAATATCCATTTCGGCATTTCGATCCCGAACATCCTGATGGTCGAAACCATCGAAACACCTTTCCACAAGGACCTCATCAAAGGCGGCATTCGCGTCGAAGACGGCTTTGTCCACGCGCCAACCGAACCCGGCCTTGGCATCGAAGTCGACGAAGACCTTGCCCGCGCGCATCCTTTCACCGGCCACGATCTACATCTGAACATGCAGGACGATCCTTGCGACTATGTGAATGGCAACTCTTTTGCCGGTGGCGCGCCACCTCTTGAATAA
- a CDS encoding Zn-dependent alcohol dehydrogenase → MALVKAAVCHEFGKPLSIEDVELRAPISGEVEVTLAAVAICHSDISYADGAWGGSLPAVYGHEAAGVITAMGDNVTGHQVGDKVVVTLIRACGTCPACAAGTPTICQTAYDGDKGPLTMPDGSKLHQAMACGAFAEKVVVDQSQIAEIPEDMSSTCASLLACGVITGVGAVVNAAQLRAGQDVVVIGAGGVGLNAIQGARIAGARRIVAVDMSEEKLEIAKEFGATHGVLATEDKPWRAAKEALGGRGADAVLVTVGAAPAYDAAPNYLAYGGKMIMVGMPHTGAVSTYEAANFAAVGQSMIGSKMGDVVVPRDIPWMADLYEQGRLKLDELVSGTWTLDKINEAIADTKTGTAKRNVIVF, encoded by the coding sequence ATGGCCCTAGTCAAAGCTGCTGTCTGCCACGAATTTGGCAAACCCCTCTCTATCGAAGACGTCGAGCTGCGCGCACCGATTTCAGGCGAGGTCGAGGTGACCCTCGCTGCCGTCGCGATTTGCCACTCAGATATCTCTTACGCCGATGGTGCCTGGGGCGGGTCTTTGCCTGCGGTCTATGGCCATGAGGCGGCGGGCGTGATTACCGCGATGGGCGACAATGTAACGGGCCATCAGGTGGGTGACAAAGTGGTCGTGACCCTCATTCGCGCCTGTGGCACCTGCCCTGCCTGTGCGGCCGGAACGCCGACGATCTGTCAAACGGCCTATGACGGTGACAAAGGGCCTCTGACCATGCCCGACGGCAGCAAGTTGCATCAGGCGATGGCCTGTGGAGCTTTTGCAGAGAAGGTCGTGGTCGATCAAAGCCAGATCGCCGAGATCCCCGAGGATATGTCCTCGACCTGCGCGAGCCTCTTGGCTTGCGGCGTCATCACCGGCGTCGGAGCTGTTGTGAACGCAGCGCAATTGCGCGCTGGTCAAGACGTCGTCGTTATTGGTGCAGGCGGTGTGGGCCTGAACGCCATCCAAGGCGCGCGTATCGCAGGTGCTCGTCGGATCGTCGCCGTGGATATGAGCGAAGAGAAGCTTGAAATCGCAAAGGAATTTGGCGCAACCCACGGTGTGCTCGCTACGGAAGATAAGCCATGGCGCGCCGCCAAAGAGGCCCTCGGAGGACGTGGGGCCGATGCGGTTCTGGTCACTGTGGGTGCCGCCCCTGCCTATGACGCCGCGCCGAATTACCTCGCCTATGGCGGCAAGATGATCATGGTGGGTATGCCCCATACGGGCGCGGTTTCTACATATGAGGCCGCGAACTTCGCCGCTGTCGGCCAGAGCATGATCGGCTCTAAAATGGGCGACGTGGTGGTGCCGCGCGACATCCCTTGGATGGCAGACCTCTATGAGCAAGGCCGCTTGAAACTGGATGAGTTGGTCTCTGGCACATGGACGCTGGATAAAATCAACGAAGCCATTGCCGACACAAAAACCGGCACTGCCAAGCGCAACGTCATCGTGTTCTAA
- a CDS encoding TCR/Tet family MFS transporter, translated as MSSRLPIIFIVMTVVIDAMGIGLIMPVMPDLIQEVQGVGISDAAIWGGILAASFAAMQFLFGPFLGNLSDRYGRRPVLLISLTVMALDYIVMALAGSIWLLLAGRIVGGITAATHSTASAYMADISTPDQKAKNFGLIGAGFGIGFVLGPALGGMLAEFGTRAPFFAAAALAGANVILGYFVLKETVTDEIRRPFRWKRANPLGAFAAVSKLPNLGALLLVFFFYQVSAYVYPAIWSYFTAEAFGWSVSMIGISLAVFGIFYAASQALLVQPLINRFGYRGTVIFGLGLEIFAMLFIGLVPSGMLILAFTPIAALASIGLPALQGIMSRVVPDDAQGELQGVLTSVAAIGMVISPLVMNQTFAFFTRDSAPIYLPGASFLLAALLMGIAIVIFTWRSASQATQNA; from the coding sequence ATGTCATCAAGATTGCCGATCATCTTCATCGTTATGACCGTTGTGATTGACGCCATGGGCATCGGTCTGATCATGCCTGTGATGCCCGATCTGATCCAAGAGGTTCAGGGCGTCGGCATCTCGGATGCGGCGATCTGGGGCGGCATATTGGCCGCGTCCTTTGCCGCGATGCAGTTCCTCTTTGGTCCCTTCCTTGGCAACCTGTCTGACCGCTATGGCCGCAGACCCGTCCTGCTGATTTCCCTGACGGTCATGGCGCTTGACTACATCGTCATGGCTCTGGCGGGCAGCATCTGGCTATTGCTGGCGGGCCGGATCGTCGGAGGCATTACCGCCGCGACGCACTCTACCGCCAGCGCCTATATGGCAGACATCTCGACGCCGGATCAAAAGGCGAAGAACTTCGGCCTGATTGGTGCAGGCTTTGGCATTGGCTTTGTCCTCGGCCCAGCGCTTGGCGGTATGCTTGCGGAATTTGGCACCCGCGCGCCGTTCTTTGCGGCCGCCGCCCTCGCCGGCGCGAATGTGATCCTAGGCTATTTCGTCCTAAAAGAAACCGTCACGGATGAGATCCGCCGCCCCTTCCGCTGGAAACGCGCAAACCCGCTTGGGGCGTTTGCCGCCGTCTCCAAGCTCCCAAACCTAGGCGCGCTTCTCTTGGTGTTCTTTTTCTATCAGGTCTCAGCCTATGTGTACCCCGCGATCTGGAGCTACTTCACCGCCGAAGCCTTTGGCTGGAGCGTCAGCATGATCGGGATATCTCTGGCCGTTTTCGGCATTTTCTATGCCGCCAGCCAAGCTCTTTTGGTGCAGCCTTTGATCAATCGCTTCGGCTATCGCGGCACGGTGATTTTCGGTCTCGGCCTCGAAATTTTCGCCATGCTTTTCATCGGCTTGGTACCCAGCGGCATGTTGATCCTCGCCTTCACACCTATCGCCGCGCTCGCCTCTATCGGCCTGCCTGCGTTGCAAGGCATAATGTCGCGCGTCGTCCCTGATGACGCACAAGGGGAATTGCAAGGCGTGCTCACGTCTGTGGCGGCCATCGGCATGGTGATTTCGCCTTTGGTGATGAACCAAACCTTCGCCTTTTTCACGCGAGACTCGGCCCCGATCTACCTGCCCGGTGCGTCCTTCTTGCTGGCAGCACTCCTCATGGGCATCGCGATCGTGATCTTTACGTGGCGTAGTGCATCACAAGCGACACAAAACGCATAA